The window CGGTCGCGTCCACCGCGCCGTCGTTGCGGTTGACCATCCGGCGCAGGCCGCCGAACTCCGCCAACGGTTCCTCGTGGTAACTGGCGAGCTGGGCGGCGTCCAAACCGGTCGGGTCGACCACCACGAGGTCGGCCCGGTCGCCGACGCGCAGGTGCCCGGCGTCCAGACCGAGCCAGTCGGCCAACTCACCGGTGAGCCGGTGCACCGCGCGCTCCACCGACATGAAACCGCCGTCCTGAACCCGGGCGAGCAGGCGGAGCCCGTAGTTGTAGAAGGCCATGTTCCGCAGGTGGGCCCCGGCGTCCGAGAAGCCGTACTGGACGCCGGGCAGCGCCGACAGCTTGTTCAGGATCTCCGGGCGGTCGTTGACGATCGTCGTCTTCCAGCGGAACGCCCGGCCGTGCTCGACGACCAGGTCGAGGAACGCGTCGACGACGTGGACGCCACGCTTCTCCGCGACGTCCGCCACCGAGAGCCCCACCAGCGAGGAATCGGGACACTCGACGATGTACGCGTCGGCGAAGTCCCGATGCCAGACCCGGGAGCTGAACCGCTTCTCGAAATCCTGGCGGAACCACCGCCGGTAGCCCTCATCCCGCAGCAACCGGTCGCGCTCCAGCTCGTCCTGCAGGTGCAGCGCGGCTGCGCCGGCGCCGAACTCCTCGAACACCACCAGATCGACGCCGTCCGCGTGCACTTCGAACGGCACCGGGAGGTGCTGGAACCGGAAGTTGCCACGACCAGGCACGTTCGCGAGCCAGGACAGCGGGCCGAAGATCCGCCACAGCCAGCGGTCGGACTTCGCGTCGGCGGCGGACAGCAGCGACGTCTTCAGCGGCTTGCGGCCGATCCCGGTGCTGGACGCGAGGAAGAACAGCACGTCGTACTTCGTGTTCAGGTTCGGGATGCTCTGCAGGATCGCGTGCCGCTTCCGGAGCAGCCGGTGCAGTGCCCGGTACTCCGACCAGCGGGCGTACGTGCTGGGTAACGAGCGGGACCGGTACCGGTCGCCGTCGAGCTTGTCCCAGGGGTTCGTCATCGTGGACAGCCCGATGAAGCCGGCGTCGAGCGCCTCGGTCAGCAGCTCGGACATCCGCCGCAGCTCGTCGTCGGCCGGCCGGTGGCTGCGGTCGGTGGCGCGGCCCAGGCCCATCACCGTGGTCCGCAGGTCGGAGTGGCCGAGGAACGAGGCGACGTTCGGTCCGAGCGGCAGCCGCTCGACGACGGCCACCCACTCGGACGGCCGGGTCCAGGTCCGTCCCTGCTCCAGCGCGGTGAGCACGTGCTGGCGGGGGAGGGCCTCGACGCGGCTGAACAGGTCGGCGGCGTCCACCGGCTCGACGTACACGGTCGAGAGCGAGCAGTTGCCGACGACGACCGTGGTGACGCCGTGCCGGACCGACTCGGTGAGCCCCGGCGCGACCAGGACCTCGGCGTCGTAGTGGGTGTGCAGGTCGACCATGCCGGGCATCACCCAGCGTCCGGCCGCCTCGATCACCTCGGTCTCCGGTCCGGCGGGCAGCGGGTCGGGCGAGATCGCCGCCACCACGCCGTCGCGGATGCCGAGGTCGCGGATCGCGGAGGGTGCTCCGGTGCCGTCGAACCAGCGGCCACCACGGATCACGAGGTCGAAGTCGGTCATCGCGCAACCTCCCCACAGGTTCGCCCGAGAGTAGTAGTGCGATAACTGATCGGCAATCGTCAGTTTTCGAGGGGCGCGGCCGCCGACGTCTCAGATCCGCACCGACACCGGCGTGCCCGGCGCGGGGTGATCGAGTTGCGCGCTCGCGTCCCCGCCCCGGAGCAGGATCTCGTACCACCGCACTTCGGACCCGTCCGCCCGTGTCCACCCGGAGCTGCCCGGCGCGAACGACAGCGTCCCGGCCGGGACGTCGAACGTCCCGTCGCTCACCATCGCCTCCGCGCCGACGCCGCCCACGCGCAGCACGACCACCGAGCCCATCGGCGCCGGCGGCTCCGACCAGCTCGTTTTCAGGTTGCCGTAGCCGTCGACGTAGACCACCGCGCGCTGCGGGGGCGGCGGGATCCGCTCCGGGTCGACCGGACCCACGACCTCGGCGTCCCCGGCCAGCACCCGCGGCAGCAGCGCCGGGAACGCGTCCCGGGACCGGAACTGCGACCCCGACTCCGGGATCACCAGCTCGGTCAGCGACACCGCCTCGTCCCGCAGGAACAAGAACGTGTGCCCGGCGTCCACCGCGACCACCCGGACGCCGTCGGCCAGCTCCGCCGCGACCAGGCGCTCGCCCTCGTTCTCCGGCCGGGGCGCGTCGCTGTCGGCCCGCGGCGCCACGTTGCAGAAGACGAGCCTGGGTGGCCCCGGGGTGAGCGCTAGCTGCGCCACGCAGAAACCGGCCGCGAGCGTGTCGAACGGCGGCACCGGTGTGTAGACGACGTCGGCGTCCGGCAGGTATCGGGCCAGCTGCTGCCTGACCTCGGCGTACGCCAGGTCGCCCGGACCGTAGTCGGCGATCACATGTACCAGCATGCGGCCCGGGTACCCACGGCGTGCACGAGGAATTCGAAGTTGTGGTGCGGTGCACCTTTTGAGTTGGTTTAACGGCATAGTTTGGGACGAGAGTGCATGGGCACAGAGGGGCAGACGCAGACCGACGAGGAGGGGCCGATGACCGAGGTCCAGACCCGGCCGACCACGCGGCGGATGGGGCGGACGGCCACTGTGCTCGACAGCGCCCGCGTGCTGCTCAACCCGCTCGCGGCGACCGTCGCCATCGGTGTCATCCAGCGGCGTCCGTGGGCGGTGCGCCTGGCGGCCCGGATCGACGCCGACCGCCGCGGCGTGCGCCAGCTGCAGCGGCTGCGGGCCCGGTACGGCGACGGCCTGCTGCGGCTGCGGGTGCCGTTCCGCCGCATCACGCTGGTGCTTTCTCCGGACGACGTCCGCATGGTGCTGGAGGGCGCACCGGTGCCGTTCACGCCCGCCAACCAGGAGAAGGAAGCCGCGCTGGATCGGTTCGAGCCGGGCGGCGTCCTGATCTCGCCGCCGTCGGAGCGTCCACCGAAGCGCGCGTTCAACGAGGCGGTGCTCGACACCGGCCGGCCGGTCCACCGGCACGCCGACGCGCTGCTCGCGGCCATCGACCAAGAGGGCCGGTCGATGGCGGTCACCGGCCACCTCGACTGGGACCGGTTCGCGTCGGCCTGGTGGCGGATGGTCCGGCGGATCGTGCTCGGCAACGCGGCCCGGGAGGACTTCGAGACGACCGACCTGCTCGCGCGGTTGCGCCGGGACGGTAACTGGGGACCGTTCCATCCGGCCCGGCCGGCCGCGTCCGCGGAGTTCCAGCGGCGGATCCGGGACTACGTCGACCGGGCCGAGCCGGGGAGCCTGGCGGCGCTGGCCGCGGGCGCGTCCGGTGGCGGCACCGCAGGTACCGCAGGTACCGCAGGTACCGCAGGCGTCGCAGGGGTCGCAGGGGTCGCAGGGGTCGCGCCGGAGCAGCAGCTTCCGCAGTGGCTGTTCGCGTTCGACGCCGCGGGCATCGCGACGTACCGGGTGCTCGCGCTGCTGGCCACGCACCCCGACCAGGCCCGGCGGGCCGAGGAGGAGATCGGGAGCCACGATCTGTCGGCGCCACAGGACCTCCCGTACCTGCGCGCGTGCGTCCACGAGGCGGTCCGGCTCTGGCCGACGACACCCGCGATCCTCCGCGACTACGTCGCGCCACCGATCGGCGCGGACGACCGGCCGGTCGCCGGGCGGGTCGACCACGGGCTGTCCAACGGCGAACTCGTGCTGGTCTACGCGCCGTTCTTCCACCGGGACGATCAGCGCCTGTCGTACGCGGACCGGTTCTCGCCGGAGATCTGGCTGGACGGGCGCGCACGGGAGAGCTGGTCGCTGGTGCCGTTCAGCGCCGGGCCGGCCGAGTGCCCCGGGCGCAACCTGGTGCTCTACGCGACGAGCTCGCTGCTGGCGACGCTGCTGAGCGAGCACCGCTTCGAGCTGACGTCGTGCCTCGGGCTGGATCCCCGGCGTCGGCTGCCGGGCACGATCAGCCACGTCGACATGCGGTTCGCGATCACGCCGCGCTGAGCTCATTGGCCCAGTTGGTTGGGGGCTTGTTGGCTCTTCGGGGTGGGCCACCGGGCGGCCAGGCTTCGTTCGTTCCATCGCCCGGTCCGGCCCGGCGGCTGGCGCATTACGGCGGGCCCGACGACGAGTTGGTGTTCGGGTTCGGGCTGATCGCGGCCGACCGGATCGGGCCGGGTCTCGCGGTGCTCCAGGCCGTGGTTGCGCGGCACGGTAGACCATAGGCGTGAGTTCATCGCTGACCCCGTGGGCCACCTGGGGCTTGTTCGCTGCCTGGCTGGTGCACGACGTCGAGGAGGCGGCGACGATGAGCCGGTGGGGCCGGAGTGCCCGGCCCCGGCTCGCCGCCCGCTTCCCGGCCGTGCCGGAGCGGGTCTGGAACGTGCTGGACGTGACGCCCGCGCAAGTCGCGGCCGAAGCCGGGATGGAGTCGCGGCTGGAGTCGCGGCCGGAGTCGCGGCCCTGGGCCGGCCGCCGCCGCGTCTCGGATGCGTGCGCGTCTGCCTGCGCGCGTCCGGGTCGGCCGCGACCGCGCGTGCGGACCTGGCCCGCGGGTGGCGGAGCCGCGGCGGGCGCCGTCGCTCGGCGGAATTGTCGGTGGGGTGGGGCAGTATCTCCGGCGTGCGGGAGATGACAACGGAGGAGCGGCGGCGCCGGCTCGGCGTGCGCCACGCGCTGGCTCCCGGCGCCACGGCCGCCGACCCGCTGGGCGCGGCGACGAGCGTCGTCGCGCTGCATGCGACCGACGCGCCGACCGTGTTCCTCGCGGTCCGGGCGCGGGCCGATCAGGGCTCGCCCGCCGCGGTGCAGGACGCGCTGTACGAGCGGCGCTCGCTGGTTCGCATGCTCGGTATGCGGCGGACGATGTTCGTCGTTCCCAGCCCGATGCTCCCGATCGTCGAGGCGTCGACGATGCAGCGCATCGCGGCCACCCAGCGTCGCCTGCTGGTGAGGCACCTGCACGAGGCGGGCGTCCCCGACGCCGACCGTTGGCTCGCCGACGTCGAAGCCGGCACGCTCGCCGCGCTCGACGCCCGGGGCGGCACCGCCACCGCGAACGAACTGTCCACCGACGAGCCGCGCCTCCGCACCACGTTGCTGATGGCCGAGGGCAAGCCCTACGAGGCCCGCACCACGATCACCAACCGGGTGCTCACGGTGCTCGGCGCCGACGGGCGTATCGTCCGCGGCCGGCCCACCGGCTCCTGGCTCTCCCAGCGCTACCGCTGGGCGCTCGCCGAGCAGTGGCTCCCGGTGCCGCTCGACCGGCCGTCCGAGACCGAGGCGCGGGCCGAGCTGACCCGCGAATGGCTCGCCGCGTACGGTCCGGCGCCCGCGTCCGACCTGCAGTGGTGGACGGGCTGGACCGGCGCGCAGGTCAAGCGAGCCCTGGCCGACGCGAAGGCGATGACCGTCGGGCTGGAGGGCGGCGGTTCGGCCCTGATCCTGCCGGACGACGTCGACCCGACACCCGACCCGGGCCCGTGGGTGGCGTTCCTGCCCGCGCTCGACCCGACCACGATGGGGTGGGCACAGCGCGACTGGTACCTCGGTCCGTACAGCCCGCTGCTGTTCGACCGAGCGGGCAACGCGGGCCCGACGATCTGGGCGAGCGGCCGCATCGTGGGCGGCTGGGCCCACCGACCCGACGGCCAGGTCGCGATCCGGTTGTTCGAGGAGGTCGGGGCCGAGGTCACCGCGCTGGTCGACGCCGAGGCGGAGCGGCTGTCCCGGTGGCTGGACGACATCGGCGAGGTCCGTATCGTCCCGCGCTTCCGTACGCCCACAGAGCGGGAACTCTCCGGATAACCGCGCGCCACCCCACGCCCGCCGCGCGCCACCCCGCGCCCGCGGCGCGCCACCCCGCGCCCGCCGCGTGCCCGCGGCGCGCCACCCCGCGCCCGCCGCGTGCCGCCGCGCGTCAGGTGAGGCGGGGCAGGAGGAGGCGGGCCACGTCGAACGCGCGGCCGGTCGGGCCGGGGCCGCCGTGCCGCGGTGAGATGCCGGGGGTCCTG is drawn from Cryptosporangium aurantiacum and contains these coding sequences:
- a CDS encoding N-acyl-D-amino-acid deacylase family protein; the encoded protein is MTDFDLVIRGGRWFDGTGAPSAIRDLGIRDGVVAAISPDPLPAGPETEVIEAAGRWVMPGMVDLHTHYDAEVLVAPGLTESVRHGVTTVVVGNCSLSTVYVEPVDAADLFSRVEALPRQHVLTALEQGRTWTRPSEWVAVVERLPLGPNVASFLGHSDLRTTVMGLGRATDRSHRPADDELRRMSELLTEALDAGFIGLSTMTNPWDKLDGDRYRSRSLPSTYARWSEYRALHRLLRKRHAILQSIPNLNTKYDVLFFLASSTGIGRKPLKTSLLSAADAKSDRWLWRIFGPLSWLANVPGRGNFRFQHLPVPFEVHADGVDLVVFEEFGAGAAALHLQDELERDRLLRDEGYRRWFRQDFEKRFSSRVWHRDFADAYIVECPDSSLVGLSVADVAEKRGVHVVDAFLDLVVEHGRAFRWKTTIVNDRPEILNKLSALPGVQYGFSDAGAHLRNMAFYNYGLRLLARVQDGGFMSVERAVHRLTGELADWLGLDAGHLRVGDRADLVVVDPTGLDAAQLASYHEEPLAEFGGLRRMVNRNDGAVDATVIGGEVVFAAGRFRPDYGVSRRTGRFLRYREENRSPLPQTTEAV
- a CDS encoding SAM-dependent chlorinase/fluorinase; this encodes MLVHVIADYGPGDLAYAEVRQQLARYLPDADVVYTPVPPFDTLAAGFCVAQLALTPGPPRLVFCNVAPRADSDAPRPENEGERLVAAELADGVRVVAVDAGHTFLFLRDEAVSLTELVIPESGSQFRSRDAFPALLPRVLAGDAEVVGPVDPERIPPPPQRAVVYVDGYGNLKTSWSEPPAPMGSVVVLRVGGVGAEAMVSDGTFDVPAGTLSFAPGSSGWTRADGSEVRWYEILLRGGDASAQLDHPAPGTPVSVRI
- a CDS encoding cytochrome P450 yields the protein MTEVQTRPTTRRMGRTATVLDSARVLLNPLAATVAIGVIQRRPWAVRLAARIDADRRGVRQLQRLRARYGDGLLRLRVPFRRITLVLSPDDVRMVLEGAPVPFTPANQEKEAALDRFEPGGVLISPPSERPPKRAFNEAVLDTGRPVHRHADALLAAIDQEGRSMAVTGHLDWDRFASAWWRMVRRIVLGNAAREDFETTDLLARLRRDGNWGPFHPARPAASAEFQRRIRDYVDRAEPGSLAALAAGASGGGTAGTAGTAGTAGVAGVAGVAGVAPEQQLPQWLFAFDAAGIATYRVLALLATHPDQARRAEEEIGSHDLSAPQDLPYLRACVHEAVRLWPTTPAILRDYVAPPIGADDRPVAGRVDHGLSNGELVLVYAPFFHRDDQRLSYADRFSPEIWLDGRARESWSLVPFSAGPAECPGRNLVLYATSSLLATLLSEHRFELTSCLGLDPRRRLPGTISHVDMRFAITPR
- a CDS encoding HXXEE domain-containing protein produces the protein MSSSLTPWATWGLFAAWLVHDVEEAATMSRWGRSARPRLAARFPAVPERVWNVLDVTPAQVAAEAGMESRLESRPESRPWAGRRRVSDACASACARPGRPRPRVRTWPAGGGAAAGAVARRNCRWGGAVSPACGR
- a CDS encoding winged helix DNA-binding domain-containing protein encodes the protein MTTEERRRRLGVRHALAPGATAADPLGAATSVVALHATDAPTVFLAVRARADQGSPAAVQDALYERRSLVRMLGMRRTMFVVPSPMLPIVEASTMQRIAATQRRLLVRHLHEAGVPDADRWLADVEAGTLAALDARGGTATANELSTDEPRLRTTLLMAEGKPYEARTTITNRVLTVLGADGRIVRGRPTGSWLSQRYRWALAEQWLPVPLDRPSETEARAELTREWLAAYGPAPASDLQWWTGWTGAQVKRALADAKAMTVGLEGGGSALILPDDVDPTPDPGPWVAFLPALDPTTMGWAQRDWYLGPYSPLLFDRAGNAGPTIWASGRIVGGWAHRPDGQVAIRLFEEVGAEVTALVDAEAERLSRWLDDIGEVRIVPRFRTPTERELSG